GCTCAGATTCATTAACATAACAGGTTGTTATAATCAAGTCTATATATTGTGCAGCTCAGTGCGGGCTCTCTGCATACTGCAAATACCGATGGTTTCTCTCTGCTAACTGCCTTAAATAACAGGGCACGAGACAAACCAGCCCTCAGCCGACTTCAAAACTTTAATGTTTGATGATTACAGCCAGAAATGTAAGCGGTGCAAGAGTATCGTTTTCAAGAGAGTGGCTCTCTCCGTCTTTAGTAACCAGCATATCACCAGATGAAACCTTCTCTACAGTCCCGTTATCGTTAGCCCTTCCTTCTCCGTCAAGGATAAGATATATCTCCATATCGCCGGCATGCGGGTGATACCCGATAGAACTGCCCGGCTCCAGCTGCATCATAGCAAAATTCGTAACCTCGCCATTAAATCCTGTTGCCGCGTCATACGCCAGCCTGAGCGCTTTGCCTTCTCCGCCTCTTGGGTTCTCCATGCTCTGAGCCTGAAGTTCATCGCCTCTTACTATCACATCATACTCCTTAGTCTGTAGTTGTTTAATAATATTGATGCAGTCCCGT
This window of the Denitrovibrio acetiphilus DSM 12809 genome carries:
- a CDS encoding cupin domain-containing protein: MIVRGDELQAQSMENPRGGEGKALRLAYDAATGFNGEVTNFAMMQLEPGSSIGYHPHAGDMEIYLILDGEGRANDNGTVEKVSSGDMLVTKDGESHSLENDTLAPLTFLAVIIKH